TTCTTCCACTGCTGTTCGGCTTCTCTCAATAGCATTTTCGAGATCACGCAATTCCCTTTCCTTTCTCAGTCTGTTTATCTCATCTAGAATCTCACCAGCACCTATAGCTCGCAGCTTGCGGGCACAATCTTCGCCAAACCTCTCAGCTTGTCGATAAGAGCGGACGATAACAGGTGGAGGAACAAATAGAACATGCTTAGTACCGTCTGTTGAGGTAACACAAGACTTGAGCATAAGTTTTGCTAATCTTGTTCGAAGCGGCGGAAGAGAATGTGAAGAGAAAGTGGGAGTAGATGGTGTTGGTGCGGAAGAGGTGTCGACGAGACCAGAGAACCAAAGCATAGGAGAGTCTTCCTGTAAAGGCGTCTCGCGCTCGTCCTTATAGGGTTCTTCAGCACCATCAAGTAGCTCAGGGTGGGCAGcaatctcctcttcgtcaAGCTCTACAAGTTCCGACTCAACGCCAACAGGGACAGAACATCCGCCCTCAAGAACCCTCAAACATCCTCGCTCAGCACCACAAGACCATTCAGTTGGCCAATGCCCCAAACCTCGAAGACAGTTTCTAACTCGAGAATCGCCAGACCTTATCTCAACGGCAAGAGCTCCTTGGCCGACGGCGTGCATGAGAATGGGGGACGAGAGGGGAGAGGTAGCTCGGTGGGCCATTCCAAGTCGCTCAAGACCAGATATGGCTAGGATCAGAGCGGCAAAAGGAGAATCGGGTCTGTCGAGCTTGGAGAGTCGCGTGTTGAGGTT
The Cryptococcus depauperatus CBS 7841 chromosome 1, complete sequence DNA segment above includes these coding regions:
- a CDS encoding porphobilinogen deaminase, whose protein sequence is MSCPFHNNPTANNRSSLPDRALILAMKSQTNTFVLGTRKSNLALVQTGHVADDLRKLHSGAGSKFGQLQIDGEEGEQGIVPFVHPYTFTVESMTTVGDRNQTTPLHLLSPYSSTQPAKSLWTDELEARLTNGHFDMLIHSLKDVPTVLKDGCEIGCMVKRHDPRDALVVKACLPYKTLDDLPDGSVVGTGSVRRVAQLRRAYPKLVFEDMRGNLNTRLSKLDRPDSPFAALILAISGLERLGMAHRATSPLSSPILMHAVGQGALAVEIRSGDSRVRNCLRGLGHWPTEWSCGAERGCLRVLEGGCSVPVGVESELVELDEEEIAAHPELLDGAEEPYKDERETPLQEDSPMLWFSGLVDTSSAPTPSTPTFSSHSLPPLRTRLAKLMLKSCVTSTDGTKHVLFVPPPVIVRSYRQAERFGEDCARKLRAIGAGEILDEINRLRKERELRDLENAIERSRTAVEESEKMGLTQDDKAEVVA